From the genome of Thermoflexus hugenholtzii, one region includes:
- a CDS encoding energy-coupling factor ABC transporter ATP-binding protein, translating to MWSADGRPVFEVNEVRVTYLGRFPALAGVSLRVASGEQVALLGPNGCGKSTLLKVLAGLLFPDSGTVHAFGHPLTPASLARPAFFREFRRRVGLLFQNSDAQLFNPTVFEEIAFGPAQLGFPPEEVEGRVRDMLRLLEIEELADRAPFQLSEGQKRRVALAAVLAVDPDVLLLDEPTTGLDPRTNDRLVEILWGLRRLGKTLLVATHDLELARLVADRAVIIGEDHRVWFDGPTPEALANRDLLYRANLVGRSWMVRPVP from the coding sequence ATGTGGTCCGCTGACGGCCGGCCGGTCTTCGAGGTGAACGAGGTGCGGGTGACCTATCTGGGGCGATTCCCGGCCCTGGCCGGGGTGAGCTTGCGGGTGGCATCCGGGGAACAGGTGGCCCTCCTCGGGCCCAACGGCTGCGGCAAGTCCACCCTGCTGAAGGTCCTGGCCGGCCTTCTGTTTCCTGACTCCGGGACCGTCCATGCCTTCGGGCATCCCCTGACGCCCGCCAGCCTGGCCCGCCCGGCGTTCTTCCGGGAGTTCCGGCGGCGGGTGGGATTGCTCTTCCAGAACTCCGATGCCCAGCTCTTCAACCCCACGGTCTTCGAGGAGATCGCCTTCGGGCCGGCCCAGCTCGGCTTCCCGCCGGAGGAGGTTGAGGGCCGGGTGCGGGATATGCTCCGCCTGCTGGAGATCGAGGAGCTCGCGGATCGGGCCCCGTTCCAGCTCAGCGAGGGCCAGAAGCGGCGGGTCGCGCTGGCGGCTGTGCTGGCGGTGGACCCGGATGTGCTGCTGCTGGACGAGCCCACGACCGGCCTGGACCCGCGGACCAATGATCGCCTGGTGGAGATCCTGTGGGGTCTGCGCCGCCTGGGCAAGACGCTGCTGGTGGCCACCCACGACCTGGAGCTGGCCCGCCTGGTGGCGGACCGAGCGGTGATCATCGGGGAGGACCATCGGGTGTGGTTCGATGGGCCGACGCCGGAGGCGCTGGCGAATCGGGATCTCCTTTATCGGGCGAACCTGGTGGGCCGATCGTGGATGGTCCGTCCCGTCCCGTGA
- the cbiQ gene encoding cobalt ECF transporter T component CbiQ → MASPSASDPVLTLPPWLGRPSAPSGPGTSEARRVRLDFVARTLVGALEVVRRALYAEEIARRDGLLQRASPEVKILCFLALILAAGLSRGLAPLALLYGGCVLLAALGRLDLRSFLGRTGLVVLFFTGLIVLPGMTSLVHPGEPLVVLVRFGPDARLGPLALPSELSLTRQGLTGGLMVMLRAATSVSLVTLLTVTTGWFELLRGLRALGLPAAVGMLFTLTYRYIFVLLTVVQDMYAAWQARVLGGRAGDAGRRLGAAAAYALFLRSEALAREIHQAMLARGFQGRVAFVQRRPSSVWASGALAALTLLMLGGVYVVR, encoded by the coding sequence GTGGCTTCTCCTTCGGCCTCGGACCCGGTCCTGACCCTTCCACCCTGGTTGGGGCGTCCATCCGCCCCGTCGGGCCCTGGGACCTCCGAAGCCCGTCGGGTCCGGCTGGATTTCGTCGCCCGGACCCTGGTCGGCGCCCTGGAGGTCGTCCGGCGGGCGCTCTACGCGGAGGAGATCGCCCGGCGGGATGGGCTGTTGCAGCGGGCGTCCCCCGAGGTCAAGATCCTCTGCTTCCTGGCCCTGATCCTCGCCGCCGGCCTCAGCCGGGGCCTGGCGCCCCTGGCCCTCCTCTACGGCGGCTGTGTTCTGCTGGCCGCCTTGGGACGGCTGGACCTGCGATCGTTCCTGGGGCGCACGGGGCTGGTGGTGCTGTTCTTCACCGGCTTGATCGTCCTGCCGGGGATGACCAGCCTGGTTCATCCGGGGGAGCCGCTGGTGGTGCTGGTCCGGTTCGGGCCCGATGCCCGGTTGGGGCCCCTTGCGTTGCCCTCGGAGCTGAGCCTCACCCGCCAGGGTCTCACCGGGGGCCTCATGGTGATGCTTCGGGCGGCGACCTCGGTTTCCCTGGTCACCCTGCTCACCGTGACCACCGGCTGGTTCGAGCTGTTGCGAGGCCTTCGGGCGTTGGGGCTTCCGGCGGCGGTGGGGATGCTCTTCACCCTGACCTATCGCTACATCTTCGTCCTCCTGACGGTGGTCCAGGACATGTATGCCGCCTGGCAGGCACGGGTCCTGGGCGGGCGGGCGGGGGATGCGGGCCGACGGCTCGGCGCGGCCGCCGCCTATGCCCTCTTCCTCCGGTCCGAGGCTCTGGCTCGGGAGATCCACCAGGCCATGCTCGCCCGGGGCTTCCAGGGCCGGGTGGCTTTCGTTCAACGGCGGCCATCCTCGGTATGGGCCTCCGGGGCGTTGGCGGCGTTGACCTTGCTGATGCTCGGGGGGGTCTATGTGGTCCGCTGA
- the cbiM gene encoding cobalt transporter CbiM yields MHIPDGYLSPETCAVLAAGSAPALYVAARRLRQDSDGAILARLALASAFGFVVQMLNVPVPDGTSAHAVGAALAAILLGPWGAMLAMTVTLVIQALFFGDGGILALGANIFNMGILAPAVAYVVYQTVAGRSPSRTRLLMATALAGYLSINAAALATAIELGLQPLLFRAPDGTPLYNPYPLNLAVPAMMFAHLVVAGPVEALVTGLIVGYVHRVQPDLLARPAEGKWAAGAWLPLVVVLGLLIVLTPLGLLAPGTAFGEWAPEELGALVGYVPRGLAALSGWWSGLLPGYAVPILEGVPGGEVLSYLLSALMGVLLAALVWGILRWLLLRPRTRS; encoded by the coding sequence ATGCATATCCCCGATGGTTATCTGAGCCCGGAAACCTGCGCCGTTCTTGCCGCTGGCTCTGCCCCCGCGCTCTACGTGGCCGCTCGGCGCCTGCGACAGGATTCGGACGGGGCGATCCTGGCCCGCCTGGCCCTGGCCTCGGCCTTCGGGTTCGTGGTCCAGATGCTGAACGTCCCCGTCCCGGATGGGACGTCCGCCCACGCGGTGGGGGCTGCCCTGGCGGCCATCCTCCTGGGTCCCTGGGGGGCGATGCTGGCCATGACGGTGACCCTGGTGATCCAGGCCCTTTTCTTCGGGGATGGGGGCATCCTGGCCCTGGGGGCCAACATCTTCAACATGGGGATCCTGGCCCCGGCTGTGGCTTACGTCGTCTATCAGACCGTCGCCGGTCGCTCCCCTTCGCGGACCCGTCTCCTGATGGCCACGGCCCTGGCAGGGTATTTGAGCATCAACGCGGCGGCCCTGGCCACGGCCATCGAGCTGGGCCTCCAGCCCCTTCTTTTCCGCGCCCCGGATGGGACCCCGCTCTATAACCCATATCCTTTGAATCTGGCGGTGCCGGCGATGATGTTCGCCCACCTGGTCGTGGCCGGCCCGGTGGAGGCCCTGGTCACCGGGTTGATCGTCGGCTATGTGCATCGGGTCCAGCCCGACCTGCTGGCCCGCCCCGCGGAAGGAAAGTGGGCCGCCGGGGCCTGGCTGCCGCTGGTGGTGGTGCTGGGCCTGCTGATCGTCCTCACCCCGCTGGGCCTTCTGGCTCCGGGGACGGCCTTCGGGGAGTGGGCGCCGGAGGAGCTGGGGGCGCTGGTCGGATATGTGCCCCGCGGCCTCGCCGCGCTGAGCGGGTGGTGGTCCGGGCTCCTGCCGGGTTACGCCGTTCCCATCCTGGAGGGGGTTCCCGGAGGGGAAGTGCTCAGCTATCTGCTCTCCGCCCTGATGGGCGTCTTGCTGGCTGCGCTGGTATGGGGGATCCTGCGGTGGCTTCTCCTTCGGCCTCGGACCCGGTCCTGA
- a CDS encoding Fur family transcriptional regulator, producing the protein MPHCHPIRQTLRRHGFRVTPQRMLILETLRSAGRHMTAEEVHAAVRAHAPAVDLSTVYRTLRLFTQLGLLDRHVLGEGRIVYEWRDQPSHAHFFCRSCREVLHLEADLLGDLARELQARSGLAIEQLTLMLVGLCPRCRASAEGKTDPPSSQAAAR; encoded by the coding sequence GTGCCGCACTGTCATCCGATCCGACAGACGTTGCGCCGGCACGGCTTCCGGGTGACGCCCCAGCGGATGCTGATCCTGGAGACCCTTCGCTCGGCGGGACGGCATATGACCGCCGAGGAGGTCCATGCTGCCGTCCGGGCCCACGCGCCTGCCGTGGACCTCTCTACGGTCTACCGCACCCTGCGGTTGTTCACCCAGCTGGGCTTGCTGGACCGCCACGTCCTGGGGGAGGGCCGGATCGTCTACGAGTGGCGGGACCAGCCCAGCCATGCGCACTTCTTCTGCCGTTCGTGTCGGGAGGTGCTCCATCTGGAGGCCGATCTCCTGGGGGATCTTGCCCGGGAGCTTCAGGCGCGCTCCGGGCTGGCCATCGAGCAACTCACCCTCATGCTGGTTGGCCTCTGCCCGCGGTGCCGCGCCTCCGCCGAGGGGAAGACGGACCCGCCTTCCTCGCAGGCGGCAGCCCGCTGA
- the glgP gene encoding alpha-glucan family phosphorylase: protein MEPAGNGGKLPKRIARLGELITNMWWTWQPDAQRLFERLDPVRWEEVRHNPVALLRRVERARLNAAVQTPAYLELYDRVMEEFDRALTGPTWFARAHPERAEAIIAYFSTEFGIHEAFPAYAGGLGVLAGDFLKEASDLGLPMVGVGLLYQHGYFTQRITEDGWQEAIYEPLDLENLPLHPVLGPDGQPVRVEVTIAGRPVRAQIWRLQIGRIPLYLLDTSLPENEPADRELSARLYDGDPERRIAQEMILGIGGVRALRALGLQPAVWHLNEGHSAFSILERLREHIAAGLPFEEAAARVRATTVFTTHTPVPAGHDRFSFSLIERAFAGYWEQLGLSFKDFCELARQDEPWGSTFNMTVLALRFADHRNAVSELHGHVTRKMWAHLWPDRPVEAVPIRHITNGVHVGTWLARRMRVLYQRYLGPDWLERLDDPTLWERVLEIPDEELWTVRRHLKRKLVAFMRERARRRWQGNRVSPIQIVASGVLLDPYALTIGFARRFALYKRAYLLFRDPERLRRLVNDPYRPVQIILAGKAHPADEPAKRMIQEIYRLIKDPAFGGRIAFLEDYDIEVARHLVQGVDVWLNTPRRPLEASGTSGQKAALNGVLNLSVLDGWWREGYNGANGWAIGEDREYEDPEAQDAADAASLYDLLEKAVVPLYYDVEADGIPHRWLRMVKESIRSLAPFFNTRRMVKEYLQEMYLPAMEAASPRTLPV, encoded by the coding sequence ATGGAGCCGGCGGGCAACGGCGGGAAGCTGCCCAAGCGCATCGCCCGTCTGGGGGAGCTGATCACGAACATGTGGTGGACCTGGCAGCCGGACGCCCAGCGGCTGTTCGAGCGGCTGGATCCGGTGCGCTGGGAGGAGGTCCGCCACAACCCGGTGGCCTTGCTGCGCCGGGTCGAGCGGGCCCGGCTCAATGCGGCCGTTCAGACCCCGGCCTACCTGGAGCTTTACGATCGGGTGATGGAGGAGTTCGATCGCGCCCTCACCGGGCCCACCTGGTTCGCCCGGGCCCATCCGGAGCGCGCGGAGGCCATCATCGCCTATTTCTCCACGGAGTTCGGGATCCACGAAGCCTTCCCGGCCTACGCGGGCGGGCTGGGGGTGCTGGCCGGCGACTTCCTCAAAGAGGCCAGCGATCTGGGCCTGCCTATGGTCGGGGTAGGGTTGCTGTATCAGCACGGATATTTCACCCAGCGCATCACAGAAGACGGCTGGCAGGAGGCGATCTACGAGCCGCTGGACCTGGAGAACCTCCCCCTTCATCCGGTGTTGGGCCCGGATGGGCAACCGGTGCGGGTGGAGGTGACCATCGCCGGCCGGCCGGTGCGGGCGCAGATCTGGCGCCTCCAGATCGGCCGCATCCCGCTTTACCTGCTGGACACCAGCCTCCCGGAGAACGAGCCCGCGGATCGGGAGCTCTCCGCCCGGCTGTATGACGGGGACCCGGAGCGGCGGATCGCCCAGGAGATGATCCTGGGGATCGGCGGGGTGCGGGCCCTGCGGGCTCTGGGTCTGCAGCCCGCCGTCTGGCATCTGAACGAGGGCCATTCGGCCTTCTCCATCCTGGAGCGGCTGCGGGAACACATCGCCGCAGGCCTCCCCTTCGAGGAGGCCGCAGCCCGGGTGCGGGCCACCACCGTGTTCACCACCCACACCCCGGTCCCCGCCGGCCATGATCGCTTTTCCTTCAGCCTGATCGAGCGCGCCTTCGCCGGTTACTGGGAGCAACTCGGCCTTTCCTTCAAGGACTTCTGCGAGCTGGCCCGTCAGGACGAGCCCTGGGGCTCCACCTTCAACATGACGGTCCTCGCCTTGCGCTTCGCCGATCACCGCAACGCCGTGAGCGAGCTCCACGGCCACGTCACCCGCAAGATGTGGGCTCACCTGTGGCCGGACCGGCCCGTGGAGGCGGTCCCTATCCGCCACATCACCAACGGGGTCCACGTCGGGACCTGGCTGGCGCGCCGGATGCGCGTCCTCTACCAGCGCTACCTGGGGCCGGACTGGCTGGAGCGGCTGGATGATCCGACCCTCTGGGAGCGGGTCCTGGAGATCCCGGATGAGGAGCTGTGGACGGTGCGGCGGCACCTGAAGCGTAAGCTGGTGGCCTTCATGCGCGAACGGGCCCGGCGGCGCTGGCAGGGCAACCGTGTTTCCCCGATCCAGATCGTGGCCTCGGGCGTGCTGCTCGACCCTTATGCCCTGACCATCGGCTTCGCCCGGCGCTTCGCCCTCTACAAGCGCGCCTACCTGCTCTTCCGGGATCCGGAGCGGCTGCGACGCCTGGTCAACGATCCCTATCGCCCCGTCCAGATCATCCTGGCCGGGAAGGCCCATCCGGCCGACGAGCCGGCCAAGCGCATGATCCAGGAGATCTACCGCCTGATCAAAGACCCGGCCTTCGGAGGGCGGATCGCCTTCCTGGAGGATTACGACATCGAGGTGGCCCGCCATCTGGTGCAGGGGGTGGACGTCTGGCTGAACACCCCCCGCCGGCCCCTCGAGGCCAGCGGCACCAGCGGCCAGAAGGCCGCCCTCAACGGCGTGCTGAACCTGAGCGTGCTGGACGGCTGGTGGCGGGAGGGCTACAACGGGGCCAACGGCTGGGCCATCGGGGAGGATCGGGAGTATGAGGACCCCGAAGCCCAGGACGCGGCCGACGCGGCGTCCCTCTATGACCTGCTGGAGAAGGCCGTGGTCCCCCTCTACTACGACGTCGAGGCCGATGGGATCCCCCACCGATGGCTGCGCATGGTGAAAGAATCCATCCGTTCCCTGGCCCCCTTCTTTAACACCCGGCGGATGGTGAAGGAATACCTTCAGGAAATGTATCTGCCCGCCATGGAGGCGGCCTCCCCGCGGACGTTGCCGGTGTGA
- the prmC gene encoding peptide chain release factor N(5)-glutamine methyltransferase: MKPETRIHALSIREAIAWASRRVRASAPRLAAEVLLAHVLNVSRAYLLAHPERTLAPDEWEAFARLVARSEQGEPLFYLIGEREFYGMPFKVTPAVLIPRPETEGLVDAALEWARSRAYRTYTPLVFADIGTGSGCIAVALAVYLPNSRGYATDLSPEALEVAQENAARHGVASRLTFLQGDLCAPLPEPVDLLVANLPYVARSEWADLDPAIREYEPILALDGGPDGLDLIRRFLAQAPGYLRPMGAVFLEIGAGQGPAVLTLARAAFPRAVIRLLKDAAGLDRIVAITH; encoded by the coding sequence ATGAAACCGGAAACGCGCATCCATGCCCTCTCGATCCGTGAGGCCATCGCCTGGGCCTCCCGGCGGGTGCGCGCCTCTGCCCCCCGGCTGGCGGCCGAGGTGCTGCTGGCCCACGTCCTGAACGTTTCCCGCGCCTACCTGCTGGCCCACCCCGAACGCACCCTGGCGCCGGACGAATGGGAGGCCTTCGCCCGGCTGGTGGCTCGGTCCGAGCAGGGGGAGCCCCTGTTCTATCTGATCGGCGAGCGGGAGTTCTACGGGATGCCCTTCAAGGTCACCCCCGCCGTCCTGATCCCCCGGCCCGAGACCGAGGGCCTGGTCGACGCGGCCCTGGAGTGGGCGCGGAGCCGGGCCTACCGGACCTACACCCCCCTGGTCTTCGCCGACATCGGGACCGGCTCCGGGTGCATCGCGGTGGCCCTGGCGGTCTACCTGCCCAACAGCCGGGGCTACGCCACCGATCTCTCCCCGGAGGCCCTGGAGGTCGCCCAGGAGAACGCCGCCCGTCACGGCGTGGCCTCCCGCTTGACCTTCCTACAGGGCGACCTCTGCGCCCCCCTCCCGGAACCGGTGGATCTGCTGGTGGCCAACCTGCCCTACGTGGCCCGATCCGAATGGGCGGACCTGGATCCCGCCATCCGGGAATACGAGCCGATCCTGGCCCTGGATGGAGGGCCGGACGGACTGGATCTGATCCGGCGCTTCCTGGCCCAGGCCCCGGGGTATCTGCGACCGATGGGAGCGGTCTTCCTGGAGATCGGCGCCGGGCAGGGGCCGGCCGTCCTGACGCTCGCCCGGGCCGCCTTCCCCCGAGCGGTGATCCGGCTGCTGAAGGACGCCGCCGGGCTGGACCGGATAGTGGCCATCACCCACTGA
- the rpiB gene encoding ribose 5-phosphate isomerase B — protein sequence MRIAIGADHAGYALKETLVAHLREQGIEVVDFGTHSPESVDYPDYARVVAEAVARGEADYGVLICGTGIGMSITANKVPGIRAAAVSDVYTAKMSRAHNDANVLCLGGRVVGPGLAIEILDTWLRTPFEGGRHARRLEKIRQLEAACSSSP from the coding sequence ATGCGGATCGCCATCGGAGCGGATCACGCGGGCTACGCTTTAAAGGAGACCCTGGTCGCCCATCTGCGGGAGCAGGGGATCGAGGTGGTGGATTTCGGGACCCACAGCCCCGAGTCCGTGGACTACCCGGACTACGCCCGGGTGGTGGCCGAGGCCGTTGCCCGCGGGGAGGCGGATTACGGCGTCCTCATCTGCGGCACGGGGATCGGCATGTCCATCACAGCCAACAAGGTGCCCGGCATCCGCGCCGCGGCGGTCTCGGATGTCTACACCGCGAAGATGAGCCGCGCGCACAACGACGCCAACGTCCTCTGCCTGGGCGGTCGGGTGGTCGGGCCCGGCCTGGCCATCGAGATCCTGGATACATGGCTGCGCACCCCCTTCGAGGGAGGGCGCCACGCCCGCCGACTGGAGAAGATCCGGCAACTGGAAGCGGCCTGCTCATCCTCCCCCTGA
- a CDS encoding glycosyltransferase family 1 protein, giving the protein MDARPVLGIDASRATLARPTGVERYARAVIRSLLPYAEAEGVRVRLYFRDPPPPGLFPSSPSVEHRVIPFPRLWTHLRLSWEMARRPPTALFVPAHVIPLVHPRSAVTIHDLGYRHFPHAHPFAQRLYLELSTRWSAAVARVVFADSEATRADLIRFYHVPAEKIVVAYPGYDPPPIPEDAEAILRRFGVRPPYLVSVGTIHPRKNFGLILQVAARRLAEGWEGQVVIIGKPGWPDPAFERLRRDPMWAGRLILTGYVDDATRGALLSRAEAFLLPSLYEGFGFPVLEAQACGVPVLCAPSGSLREVAGEGALLLPPDDPAPWAEALSRLTRDPELRSALIARGHANRQRFSWERCARRIWEALRTLWE; this is encoded by the coding sequence ATGGACGCGCGTCCGGTCCTGGGCATCGATGCCAGCCGCGCCACCCTCGCCCGCCCGACGGGCGTGGAGCGCTACGCCCGGGCGGTGATCCGGTCCCTCCTTCCCTATGCCGAAGCCGAAGGGGTGCGGGTCCGTCTTTACTTTCGGGATCCCCCGCCGCCGGGCCTCTTCCCGTCCTCCCCGTCGGTGGAGCATCGGGTGATCCCCTTCCCTCGCCTGTGGACCCATCTGCGCCTCTCGTGGGAGATGGCCCGCCGTCCGCCCACGGCCCTCTTCGTCCCCGCCCACGTGATCCCGCTGGTTCACCCCCGCAGCGCCGTCACCATCCACGACCTGGGCTATCGCCACTTCCCGCATGCGCATCCGTTCGCCCAGCGGCTGTATCTGGAGCTCTCCACGCGGTGGAGCGCCGCCGTCGCCCGTGTCGTCTTCGCCGACTCCGAGGCCACACGAGCGGACCTCATCCGCTTCTACCACGTCCCGGCGGAGAAGATCGTGGTGGCCTACCCGGGTTACGATCCGCCGCCCATCCCGGAGGACGCCGAGGCGATCCTGCGCCGCTTCGGGGTCCGGCCCCCTTATCTGGTCTCGGTGGGGACGATCCACCCGCGCAAGAACTTCGGGCTGATCCTTCAGGTTGCGGCGCGTCGGCTTGCGGAGGGATGGGAGGGCCAGGTGGTGATCATCGGGAAGCCCGGATGGCCGGACCCGGCCTTCGAGCGCCTGCGCCGGGATCCGATGTGGGCGGGCCGTCTGATCCTGACCGGATATGTGGATGACGCCACGCGAGGAGCGTTGCTGAGCCGGGCCGAGGCCTTCCTGCTCCCTTCCCTCTATGAGGGCTTTGGCTTCCCGGTCCTGGAAGCCCAGGCATGCGGGGTGCCGGTCCTCTGCGCCCCCAGCGGGAGCCTGCGGGAGGTCGCCGGAGAGGGCGCGCTCCTCCTCCCTCCGGACGACCCCGCGCCGTGGGCGGAGGCCCTGAGCCGCCTAACGCGGGATCCGGAGCTCCGGTCCGCCCTGATCGCGCGAGGCCACGCCAACCGGCAGCGGTTCTCCTGGGAACGCTGCGCCCGCAGGATCTGGGAGGCCCTGCGAACGTTGTGGGAGTAA
- a CDS encoding class II fructose-bisphosphate aldolase — protein sequence MIDVRDRLRRPRWGEALALADGRVEVHDPLWIRAQGIDELVHQAVFGSPPERAEARWWIYGIAQALGVIPASIHALYAARGRGEIPPTFTVPAMNLRGMTYDMGRAAFRAARRLEAGAVIFEIARSEIGYTDQRPEEYAAVLMAAAVKEGFTGPLFLQGDHFQVSAKAYARDPEKELQAVRDLTAEAIAAGFYNIDIDTSTLVDLSQPTLDAQQRLNYTLCAALTRYIRSIEPPGVTISVGGEIGEVGGKNSTVEELRAFMDGYRRELGEVVGISKISVQTGTTHGGVVLPDGTLAQVAIDFEALRALSRAARLEYGLAGAVQHGASTLPEEAFHKFVECEACEVHLATGFQNLVFEMLPVAFREEIYAYLRAHHADERKPGETDEQFYYKTRKRAWGPFKQAFWELPEEVRGPIREALEARFALLFERLRVAGTRELVARYVRPVPLLRPIPTPTAETKAEEVEGLAD from the coding sequence ATGATCGATGTCCGGGATCGTTTGCGGCGGCCACGGTGGGGGGAGGCGCTGGCCCTGGCCGACGGCCGGGTGGAGGTGCACGATCCCCTCTGGATCCGCGCGCAGGGGATCGACGAGCTGGTTCATCAGGCGGTCTTCGGCTCCCCACCGGAGCGGGCGGAGGCCCGCTGGTGGATCTACGGCATCGCCCAGGCGCTGGGGGTCATCCCGGCCTCCATCCACGCCCTCTACGCGGCACGAGGCCGGGGGGAGATTCCCCCGACCTTCACTGTCCCGGCCATGAACCTGCGGGGGATGACCTACGACATGGGCCGGGCGGCCTTCCGGGCGGCGCGGCGGCTGGAGGCGGGGGCTGTGATCTTCGAGATCGCCCGCAGCGAGATCGGCTACACCGACCAGCGCCCGGAGGAATACGCCGCCGTCCTGATGGCGGCCGCCGTCAAGGAGGGTTTCACAGGCCCTCTCTTCCTTCAGGGAGACCATTTCCAGGTTTCCGCAAAAGCCTATGCCCGGGACCCCGAGAAGGAGCTGCAGGCGGTGCGGGATCTCACGGCGGAGGCCATCGCGGCGGGGTTCTACAACATCGACATCGACACCTCCACACTTGTAGACCTCTCCCAGCCGACCCTGGACGCGCAGCAGCGTCTGAACTACACCCTGTGTGCGGCCCTCACCCGTTACATCCGCTCCATCGAGCCGCCCGGTGTGACGATCTCCGTGGGCGGGGAGATCGGGGAGGTGGGCGGCAAGAACAGCACGGTGGAGGAGCTGCGGGCCTTCATGGACGGCTACCGCCGGGAGCTGGGGGAGGTGGTGGGGATCAGCAAGATCAGTGTGCAGACAGGCACCACCCACGGCGGGGTGGTGCTGCCGGACGGAACCCTGGCCCAGGTGGCCATCGATTTCGAGGCGCTCCGGGCCCTTTCCCGGGCGGCCCGCCTGGAATACGGGCTGGCGGGGGCAGTGCAGCATGGGGCCAGCACCCTCCCGGAGGAGGCTTTCCACAAGTTCGTGGAATGCGAGGCCTGCGAAGTCCATCTGGCCACCGGCTTCCAGAACCTGGTCTTCGAGATGCTCCCTGTGGCCTTCCGGGAGGAGATCTACGCCTATCTGCGGGCTCATCACGCCGACGAGCGAAAGCCGGGGGAGACGGACGAGCAGTTCTACTACAAGACCCGCAAGCGGGCGTGGGGGCCCTTCAAGCAGGCCTTCTGGGAGCTCCCGGAGGAAGTGCGTGGGCCCATTCGGGAGGCCCTGGAGGCGCGCTTCGCGCTCCTCTTCGAGCGCCTCCGGGTGGCCGGCACCCGGGAGCTGGTCGCCCGCTACGTGCGTCCGGTCCCCCTCCTCCGCCCGATCCCAACGCCGACGGCGGAGACGAAAGCCGAGGAGGTGGAGGGGCTGGCAGACTAA
- the lgt gene encoding prolipoprotein diacylglyceryl transferase: MFCPPGTTGAILCVGNFAIRAYGLLLMIGILLGAYLAAAEARRRGENPDHVWDGLLIVFLLGLIGARLYHVFSNPEGAVGWSYYRENPIKILYIWEGGLAIYGALIGGLIGFFLYAYRHRLAVWRWLDITAPSILVGQAIGRWGNFFNQELYGPPTTLPWGIPIPLERRLPQHLTLPPETRFHPVFLYESLWNTLGFLILFNLSRRLGHRLLEGDLFALYLIWYPVGRLWIETLRPDAWKLGNIAAAQVFSLIALAAGLAILIRNRLPGRIRGAKAPTEMPETKTPTGMSEA; the protein is encoded by the coding sequence ATGTTCTGCCCGCCGGGGACAACCGGAGCGATCCTGTGCGTGGGGAATTTCGCCATCCGGGCCTACGGGCTGCTGCTGATGATCGGGATCCTCCTGGGCGCCTACCTGGCGGCGGCGGAAGCCCGCCGTCGGGGGGAGAACCCCGATCATGTGTGGGATGGCCTGCTGATCGTCTTCCTGCTGGGTCTGATCGGCGCGCGCCTTTACCACGTGTTCTCCAACCCGGAAGGCGCTGTCGGCTGGTCCTACTACCGGGAGAACCCGATCAAGATCCTCTACATCTGGGAAGGGGGGCTCGCCATCTACGGGGCCCTCATCGGGGGGCTGATCGGGTTCTTCCTTTACGCCTACCGCCACCGACTGGCGGTCTGGCGCTGGCTGGACATCACGGCGCCTTCGATTCTGGTGGGCCAGGCCATCGGCCGCTGGGGGAATTTCTTCAACCAGGAGCTCTACGGCCCGCCCACCACCCTCCCCTGGGGCATCCCCATCCCCCTGGAGCGCCGCCTGCCGCAACACCTCACCCTGCCCCCGGAGACCCGTTTCCACCCGGTGTTCCTGTATGAATCCCTCTGGAACACCCTGGGCTTCCTGATCCTGTTCAACTTGAGCCGGCGGCTGGGGCATCGTTTGCTGGAGGGGGACCTCTTCGCCCTCTATTTGATCTGGTATCCGGTGGGACGCCTGTGGATCGAGACCCTGCGGCCGGACGCGTGGAAGCTGGGGAACATCGCCGCGGCCCAGGTCTTCTCCCTGATCGCCCTGGCGGCCGGGCTGGCCATCCTGATCCGGAACCGGCTCCCCGGGCGAATACGGGGAGCGAAGGCTCCTACCGAAATGCCGGAGACAAAGACTCCCACCGGGATGTCCGAGGCCTGA